ATTGAATCACATGACATAATCCTTGATGTAGCTCCCCTTCGCTGCGTGTTACTTCTCCCACATAAAGATGCTTAAAAAAATCAGTGGCAAATATGTCTAAAAACATTGAAGGAGAATAGAGATACTCAATATCTCTAGGACCACCTGTGCCGTAGGTAACTTGCTCCTTCGAATAGACTTCTCCAAAGATCCAGCCTCCATTTTTCACCGCTTGGCGTAACCCTTGAAAGACTTCTCTTTGCATTACTTGATCAAAGTGCCCATAAACACAGCAGGCATAATCGTATTGATCCTCACCCCAAGTAACTGTCGTTAAATCAACTTCCCTTGTTTTAATCGTGAGATCACCTTTTCTTGCATTTACTTTTTGTAAAGCTACATCTGAATAATCCCACAGATCAATACTTAATACTCTATTAGCCTCTTTAGCCTTTTTTGCTAAAAAGAGCGCATTTCTCCCCTCGCCTTCAGCAATGGCTAACAATGACCCTTCAGGTTGTAAAACAGGCTCTAACTCTTGGATAAATTGATTTGCAGCTTCGCCATAAAGATACTCTTTTCTTAAAAAACGCTCATTCCAATGCGACTTCATCTTTTAGCTCTCCTTTTTCATTGTTCTTTTTCCCTATCTCTTTTCTATAAGTCTCAATGAGATTATTTATAAAAATAAAAAAAGCGATCTTTAAATATCGCTTCTTTTATTTCCTAATAATCTATTTACCGCTTACCTATCACTAGCGCATCTTATCTGCTAACTTAAATTCCAATGCCGTTTGGATATTAGAGAGTCGTAAAAATTGGCCATTTTCTGAAATAATAATTTCAGCACCACGGTCAAGAAGCTCACTAATATCACCATCAAGATTATTTAAAGCACTATCTGTGCAGAACTTACGAGTCATCCCAAGCCCTTTTGCTTTTAAGACCCCCCGAGAACTAAAATATCCCTCGCCAAAGAAATTATTACACATTGTTCCGGTAATTCTCATCCCTTCGCCAAAGGCAATTGTTGGTACTAAGCTTCCTTTCTCAAGATCAAGTTCCTTACCATTGACACTAACTAATTCATAGTGATGATGTTGTAGCTCTTGCGCTGTTGGAATCTTGGTGTCTAATTGTGCCATCATGCTTCCTTTGCTAGAACAAGCTGCAATGAGTACTAATGCTACAGAACCTAATAATAACTTTTTCATAAACTTGAGTCCTAATAATTTACTAAAATTACGAAAGAGATAAAATATCTTCAATATTTCTCTCTCATTTCACGGCTTCAATGTTAATTATAACATCAATAAAGCGCACTCTTAAATCCCTTTGATGAGTGAACTTTTTACCATTTTATAAAGCTGTTGCAACGATAATACTTGAGGCTTTCACTAATCCTAAGATCTCATGACCAATCTCTAATGCCATCTCTTCAACACTCTCATTTGTAACAACTGCCGTTAACAATAGCCCTTTAGCTGTTTCAAAGCCTACAGTACTATTTACCGCCCCTTTATTAATAGTGCGAATCACCCCTTCAAATTGATTACGAGCAGAGAAAGCAAGTCCTGAATGTTTATTCGCTAACACAACCCACGGCGCTTTAATAATTGCCACAACCGCTCTTTCTAAATTGATTTGTAGCGCTTTACAGCTCTGCTTAGTAATCACCGTGACAATTTCATCACCGTTATCTAAAGTAATGATTACTTCATTATTAACGCTACCTTCAAAAATAGCACTTACTTTTCCTGACAATTGGTTACGAGCCGATATCTGTCTCATACTTTATTCCCCTTTTTTATTGTAATCACTCCCTATATTGTATCAGGAGGTTTTATAAAATCGTGATTAGTTTATAGTGTCTTAAATAGTTTTCAAAAAATTTTAAGAAAGGTATTATTTTCTAATCAAAGAATCTGTTAATGATGATTAAAAGACATACTTATTTTATATGAGATTACTTGAAGAATCCTTTATAATGCTTCAATAGTCACAGATCACAAAAAATGACAATAGATAATTCATCACATTTTTATTAAAAAATGATTGATAAGTAGCAGGGATATTTTAACTCTATGAGCCAATTACATCATCCATCACATATTATGGTGATCGATCAAAATAGATTATTTCGCGAAAAAATTGCCTTTCTTCTCTCACAAGATAGGGATCATTATTACCATGTGATTACAAACTTTGAAAATATAGAAGATGGTCTTCAATTTTTACAAGAATCTACAATTGACCTGCTGCTAATTGAAGCAGCTTTAATAAAAGATGATTTTCAATTGAATCTCTTACAATCCATTATCCATCATCACCCGCAACTACGAATTATTCTCCTAACCTCACAGCAAGCATTTTTACATGCTCCGCTACAGCGCTTAGAACAAGCACATACCTATACAAAAAGCATTGATAGCCAAGAGTTTTTAATATTTATTGCCAAAGTCTTACAACATCATGATGAAGAGATTACCAACTATTTAGAAGACTTAACACCAAGAGAATTAGAGATCTTAGAATGGTTAGTTAAAGGGGATAGCAATAAAGAGATTGCCAGAGAACTCTCGATTTCAGAAAGTACTGTGAAAGTTCACGTACAAAATATTTTAAAGAAATTTAAAGTCTCAAGCCGTGTTGAAGCTGCTGTTTATGCGGTAAGAAATGACCTTAGCGCATAACGAACGCTCCATTATCTTTTTAAGAAACGCCCGTACTTTAAATCATGGCAATTTTTATCTCCATTAATAAAAATTAATCACAATATCCTCGAACCGGTTTAAGAAACACTAAAACTGTACAGTGTGTGAATCAAATCCACCTGTATGATGCCGGATAGAACCATTTTTGCGCTTCTCATAACTGATGCGCCGACAATCTAATGCAGTCTCTTTTAAATCGATTTTACTATAAATAGTGCTTGCAAGATGCCAGATAGAAGATATCTCTTATTGTTCATAGCCGATACGCAGGCATTTAAATCAGCCTTTTAAACCTATTTCACTATATTATAAAACTAAATGAGAGGGAGAAAGAAAGAGAGATTAAAAAAGCGAAAAGGCTCAAGATACAACACTTAAAGCCCATTTCACTTTTTAGATAATCCCATCAAGAGCTTATTAAATCATTTAAAACCTCTATTAATTTATAATTTAGAGAGCGCTTGGGTAATATCTGCTTTTAAATCTTCCACTTCTTCTAATCCTACAGAAAGTCGAATTAAAGTAGGATCAATTCCCATTACTTGCTTCATCTCTGGCGTAAAAGTGCCATAAATGGTCGATTCAGGATGAATAATTAAGGTGCGATTATCAAAAAGATTAGTTGCTCGTCGAATCAGTTTTAAAGCATCTAAAAACTGAAAACACTCTGCCTTAGAGCTTAAATTAAAAGTTAACATCGCCCCAGGGTTGCCGATAAAAAACTTTTCACTCAATGCCTTATAAGGAAAACTCTCTAATTTAGGATACGCCACTTTAACAATACGACTGTGCGTTTCTAAAAACTGTGCTAATTCAAAAGCCGATTGGCTCACCGCTTGATAACGCAATTTTAAGGTCTCTAACCCCATAATTTGCGCATAAGCACTATCTGGATCCATGCAAGCCCCAAAATTTCGCGCAATCTCTCGTTTAATTTTAAACATAAAGGCTGAAAATGGTGCCGGGTTATTGACCTTTTGTAAGCGCTTATTATGGGCCCAATCAAAAGCGCCATAATCCAGTATCGCCCCACCAATGCTTGTAGCACCACCCGATACATATTTGGTCGTTGAGACAACTTCAATATCAACGCCCCATTTTTTAGCCTCAAATCCCCCCCAAGGAATGACTGTACTATCGACGATTAAAGGAACTTGATGTTTGGTTAGAATCGCTTTAATGCCAACAAGATCGGCAATTTCTAAATGAGGATTTGTCATTACTTCACAGAAAAAAGCGCAAGTATTATCATCTATCGCCGCTTCAATTTCTTGAAGATTATCCGTATCCACAAAACGGACCTCCACTCCAAATTCAGCTAAAGTATATTGAAAAAAGGCAAAAGTGTTTCCAAAAAGATGAGGGGAAGTCACAATATTGCTGCCTGCGTAGCTCAGTGCCATAAAGGTATTAGAGATGGCTGCCATTCCACTACTTAGCATCATCACATCTTTTGCACCTGAAATTGCCTTAATCTTATTTTCTAATGCTTCAACCGTTGGATTGGTGATACGTGAATAAGTATGAGAGGGAATCTCTTCTTTATTTTGAAACGCATCGGCTATCGCTTTAGAATCTCTAAACTCAAAGGCAGCACCTCGATAAATAGGTGCATTCATTGCCCCATGAATATCTGCATGGTTCTTATCACTTGTTAAGATTTTACTATTAAAGCCTAATGCTTGATTGATCTCTCGCTTACCCATAATTTATTCACCTATCTATAAATATTTATTCTTATCATACTGATTACAGTGAGGTTAATTTAGCTCAAAATAGCCGCTTGATCCAATCAGATTTACAAGCCGATTTATAGCGAGCGTAAAAAAGCCAACACGCATTTCTTTTTTATCAAGCAGTGTTGGCAGGGCTTCCATCGCTTTTATCTCTCAGGTTAGATACTCAATCAAAGGGCTTGATTGACATCCTGTCACTGTAGGAGTTAGCACCTTAAATATCGCTATTCAGGTTGCCGGGTTTCATAGGGCCTATCCCTCCACCACTCTTGATAAAATATTGTTATTCACAACGTGACTCCATAATACGCATAGTCATTTCATAAAGGCAATAACATTTCATTAATTTTATGATAAAAAGACCTTAAAAATCGCAATTCCTTTCGCCTTACAATCATTTAAGCAATGTTATATTTTATCTTTTCTGTCATTATTTATTCCCGCTTTAAACTCGCGGTTTAAAAAAATCATCGTTATACTACTGATAAATTCATTTTAAGGAAAAATTATGCAACGTCACTGGTGGAATAAATCTCGCGCGATTTTGATGCTGACAATGGCTTCTTTGATAGCTGCTTGTAGTAATGAAGAACCACTTGAAATTCAATCGGGTGCTTATCTGCCAAAAGAGATAACTGTTCAGTTTCTAAAAGATGAAACAACGATTGATGATGCGCAAAAACTCATCATCACGCAAGAGATTATTGAGTCCTTAGAACAGAGCTATTTTACAATTGAGCTACCAATGATGCATCATTTTACTCACAAAGAGATGGCTAATGGCATCATCACCCCTGAAAATTTAGTCTTAAGCCAATTGGCAACATATCAATTGACCCCACAAAAAAATAGCATCATCCAAGTAAAAAGCGAAGATTTTGGAAAATGCCAGCAAGCAAAGTGTGCTTTACAATTTTCACTGACAAAAGTCGCTGCTGATGATCCTCAAATTAAATCATTGCAAGAAATGCCGGAAATCGTTGAAGAACCTATTATCGAAGAAACACTCCCTAGCCTTGATATTGCAAAACTCTTTGCCACCAACTACTGGGGCGTTATTCATGAAATTAGTGATCATCTAACCTTAAAGTTAACCCCTATTCAGAGTAATGGCTTAATTTACGGCATTCCAGAGCATACGGAGATGGCTTCCTTTGAAATAGGTAATATCACGATTGATCCTAAAGACCCAAAGGTTGAGATTCTCTCTTTTTATAGCAATGCAATGCCAAGTAGCGATGTTCATCAAGTGGATACAATCTCTTACCTTTTTATTATTCCATCAAAAGAAGCACCCAATTTAGATCTCACGGCTTTAGATACAGAAAACCAACATTTTTTTGCCGATCAAAACAACTTATTAGCAAGAGATACTACAGGTTTTTATAGTATCCAGTACCGATATTTCCCGGCATTAAAACAGCTTGCGATAGCCCTTACGGAAAGCCGAACATTAGAAGATATTTTAGGCCATTTTCAAGCCATCAATACCCTTCAATCCACATTAATTGATGCGGATAAGAATAAGACAACCACCAAGCCCAAAGCAAAAGATGAGAAAGCAACTACTGCTGCTGAGAGTAAAACCATTTTATTAACTGATTTTTCACTCCCCCTTAAAGAGCTGCAATCACGTTATCAGATTACGCTAAAGCAGATGTTTCGCGTGGATAATATCTATGAAAACTACCAAAATGAAGTAAAACGAATCCTGACAAGTGATGCACTCTTCTTAAAAGAAGGGCCTAATACTCAAAATGGTTATCATCTCTTTACCCAACATTTTGGGGATTATCAATTTAATGAAACCTATCTTAAAATTCATAATGAATCACTAAAAAATGTGATCGCCGCAGTGAAAGCATTAAATAATGGGGCTGAAATAGATGCAAAAGAGTTTGAACATCACTTAGAGGATGAGGGAAAAGACGTGAAAGGAGTTTGGCAAAATCCTATCTATTTCTACTCTACAGATCCCAAAGAAGCATCAGGCATTAGCTATTTCAAAGAGATCCAACCGGGCGTGACTTTAGAGATCTTTTCACCGGCATTTCAAGGGCACGTTGCGGAAAAAGTACTTTTTAGTAAGTTACTCAGCAATATGACTTGGAAAAATTTGCCCAAACTTGCTAAAAACAGTATTAAAAATATTGCTAAATACCACGCAATGCCACTAATTGAAGAAAATAGCGTGGAATCAACTGATGAAGCATCCGATTCTAAAGAGGTAGCTGAAGCTAAGGCGCCTACTGAAAAAACATCATTTTATGAGTTTAAAGAGGGAAAAACGACTCTTCAAGGAGAGCTAATCAAAGAGTAGTTTTATCGTAAAATAGGTTTAAAAAAACCGTTAATTTAAATTGCGGGCACGAAATAACTAGAAGAATGCAAACATTCTCTCCCGCCGCAAGATAGACCTTTTTAAACCGAAGAGACTGTAGCAAAAACTCCATATAAAAAGGCATTATCTTGAAAGAGCTGTTTATCACGGCGCTCAAGGATAATGCCTTTTAAATTCAAGCTTTAGGTTTTTCTATAGCTAATTTGGTTTAAGAGAAATTGCTT
The nucleotide sequence above comes from Ignatzschineria rhizosphaerae. Encoded proteins:
- a CDS encoding PLP-dependent transferase, translated to MGKREINQALGFNSKILTSDKNHADIHGAMNAPIYRGAAFEFRDSKAIADAFQNKEEIPSHTYSRITNPTVEALENKIKAISGAKDVMMLSSGMAAISNTFMALSYAGSNIVTSPHLFGNTFAFFQYTLAEFGVEVRFVDTDNLQEIEAAIDDNTCAFFCEVMTNPHLEIADLVGIKAILTKHQVPLIVDSTVIPWGGFEAKKWGVDIEVVSTTKYVSGGATSIGGAILDYGAFDWAHNKRLQKVNNPAPFSAFMFKIKREIARNFGACMDPDSAYAQIMGLETLKLRYQAVSQSAFELAQFLETHSRIVKVAYPKLESFPYKALSEKFFIGNPGAMLTFNLSSKAECFQFLDALKLIRRATNLFDNRTLIIHPESTIYGTFTPEMKQVMGIDPTLIRLSVGLEEVEDLKADITQALSKL
- a CDS encoding response regulator transcription factor gives rise to the protein MSQLHHPSHIMVIDQNRLFREKIAFLLSQDRDHYYHVITNFENIEDGLQFLQESTIDLLLIEAALIKDDFQLNLLQSIIHHHPQLRIILLTSQQAFLHAPLQRLEQAHTYTKSIDSQEFLIFIAKVLQHHDEEITNYLEDLTPRELEILEWLVKGDSNKEIARELSISESTVKVHVQNILKKFKVSSRVEAAVYAVRNDLSA
- a CDS encoding class I SAM-dependent methyltransferase gives rise to the protein MKSHWNERFLRKEYLYGEAANQFIQELEPVLQPEGSLLAIAEGEGRNALFLAKKAKEANRVLSIDLWDYSDVALQKVNARKGDLTIKTREVDLTTVTWGEDQYDYACCVYGHFDQVMQREVFQGLRQAVKNGGWIFGEVYSKEQVTYGTGGPRDIEYLYSPSMFLDIFATDFFKHLYVGEVTRSEGELHQGLCHVIQFAIEVRK
- a CDS encoding TOBE domain-containing protein; its protein translation is MRQISARNQLSGKVSAIFEGSVNNEVIITLDNGDEIVTVITKQSCKALQINLERAVVAIIKAPWVVLANKHSGLAFSARNQFEGVIRTINKGAVNSTVGFETAKGLLLTAVVTNESVEEMALEIGHEILGLVKASSIIVATAL
- a CDS encoding META domain-containing protein gives rise to the protein MKKLLLGSVALVLIAACSSKGSMMAQLDTKIPTAQELQHHHYELVSVNGKELDLEKGSLVPTIAFGEGMRITGTMCNNFFGEGYFSSRGVLKAKGLGMTRKFCTDSALNNLDGDISELLDRGAEIIISENGQFLRLSNIQTALEFKLADKMR